The genomic window AGGTGCTGGACAGCGCCATCGCCAACGCCGCACACAACTACGACCACACGGACGCCTCTTCGCTGGTCATCAGCGAGGCGTACGTGGACGAGGGCCCGACCCTGAAGCGGTTCCGTCCGCGTGCCCAGGGCCGTGCCTACCGGATCCGCAAGCGGACCAGCCACATCACCGTGGTCGTCAGCAGCAAGGAAGGAACCCGGTAATGGGCCAGAAGGTAAACCCGCATGGGTTCCGGCTCGGTATCACCACGGACTTCAAGTCCCGTTGGTACGCCGACAAGCTGTACAAGGACTACGTCAAGGAAGACGTCGCCATCCGTCGGATGATGACGTCCGGCATGGAGCGTGCCGGCATCTCGAAGGTTGAGATCGAGCGCACCCGTGACCGCGTGCGGGTGGACATCCACACCGCGCGTCCCGGCATCGTCATCGGCCGCCGTGGCGCCGAGGCCGACCGCATCCGCGGTGACCTCGAGAAGCTCACGGGCAAGCAGGTCCAGCTGAACATCCTCGAGGTCAAGAGCCCCGAGACCGACGCTCAGCTGGTTGCCCAGGCCGTCGCCGAGCAGCTCTCCTCCCGCGTCTCCTTCCGTCGCGCCATGCGTAAGAGCATGCAGGGCACGATGAAGGCCGGCGCCAAGGGCATCAAGATCCAGTGCGGTGGCCGCCTCGGTGGCGCCGAGATGTCCCGCTCGGAGTTCTACCGCGAGGGCCGTGTGCCCCTGCACACGCTCCGCGCGAACGTGGACTACGGCTTCTTCGAGGCCAAGACGACCTTCGGCCGCATCGGTGTGAAGGTCTGGATCTACAAGGGCGACGTCAAGAACATCGCCGAGGTCCGCGCCGAGAACGCTGCCGCCCGTGCGGGTAACCGCCCGGCCCGCGGTGGCGGTGCCGACCGCCCGGCCCGTGGTGGCCGTGGTGGCGAGCGGCGCGGTCGCAAGCCGCAGCAGGCTGCCGGCGCCGAGGCCCCCAAGGCCGAGGCTCCCGCTGCCGCCGCTCCGGCTGAGAGCACCGGAACGGAGGCCTGACCGACATGCTGATCCCCCGTAGGGTCAAGCACCGCAAGCAGCACCACCCGAAGCGCCGTGGTCAGGCCAAGGGCGGTACGACGGTCGCGTTCGGCGAGTACGGCATTCAGGCCCTCACGCCGGCGTACGTGACCAACCGCCAGATCGAGGCGGCCCGTATCGCGATGACCCGCCACATCAAGCGTGGCGGCAAGGTCTGGATCAACATCTACCCGGACCGCCCGCTCACGAAGAAGCCCGCCGAGACCCGCATGGGTTCCGGTAAGGGTTCGCCGGAGTGGTGGATCGCGAACGTGCACCCGGGCCGGGTCATGTTCGAGCTGTCCTACCCCAACGAGAAGATCGCCCGTGAGGCCCTGACTCGCGCCGCCCACAAGCTGCCGATGAAGTGCCGGATCGTCAAGCGCGAGGCAGGTGAAGCGTGATGTCGGCCGGTACCAAGGCGTCCGAGCTGCGCGAACTGGGTGACGAGGAGCTTCTGGCGAAGCTTCGCGAAGCCAAGGAAGAGCTGTTCAATCTCCGCTTCCAGGCGGCGACCGGACAGCTTGAGAACCATGGCCGTCTCAAGGCGGTCCGCAAGGACATCGCGCGGATCTACACCCTGATGCGCGAGCGTGAGCTGGGCATCGAAACGGTGGAGAGCGCCTGATGAGCGAGAACAACGTGACTGAGACGAACACCGAGACGCGCGGCTTCCGCAAGACTCGTGAGGGCATCGTCGTCGCCGACAAGATGGACAAGACCGTCGTCGTCGCCGTCGAGGACCGCAAGAAGCACGCCCTGTACGGCAAGGTCATCCGTAGCACGAGCAAGCTCAAGGCGCACGACGAGCAGAACGCCGCCGGCGTCGGCGACCGTGTCCTCCTCATGGAGACCCGGCCGCTGTCCGCCACGAAGCACTGGCGCGTCGTAGAGATCCTCGAGAAGGCCAAGTAATTTCCTGCGGGCAAACCCGCAGGACAGTTCCGCCAGGCTCCGGGGGCCGTTCTGAACGGCCCCCGGGGAACCGGCAGACAATCAGGAGATAGACGTGATCCAGCAGGAGTCGCGACTGCGCGTCGCCGACAACACTGGTGCGAAGGAAATCCTTTGCATCCGTGTGCTCGGTGGCTCCGGTCGCCGCTACGCGGGCATCGGTGACGTCATCGTCGCCACCGTCAAGGACGCGATCCCCGGTGGCAACGTGAAGAAGGGTGACGTCGTCAAGGCGGTCATCGTTCGCACCGTCAAGGAGCGCCGCCGTCCGGACGGCTCGTACATCCGCTTCGACGAGAACGCCGCCGTCATTCTGAAGAACGACGGCGACCCTCGCGGCACCCGTATCTTCGGCCCTGTCGGCCGTGAGCTGCGCGAGAAGAAGTTCATGAAGATCATCTCGCTCGCGCCGGAGGTGCTGTAAGCATGAAGATCAAGAAGGGCGACCTGGTCCAGGTCATCACCGGTAAGGACAAGGGCAAGCAGGGCAAGGTCATCGCGGCCTTCCCCCGCGAGGACCGCGTCCTGGTCGAGGGTGTCAACCGGGTCAAGAAGCACACCAAGGCCGGTCCGACCGCTAGCGGTTCGCAGGCCGGCGGCATCGTCACGACCGAGGCGCCGATCCACGTCTCCAACGTCCAGCTGGTCGTTGAGAAGGACGGCAAGAAGGTCGTCACGCGTGTCGGTTACCGCTTCGACGACGAGGGCAACAAGGTTCGCGTTGCCAAGCGGACGGGTGAGGACATCTGATGGCTACCACCACGACTCCGCGTCTCAAGACGAAGTACCGCGAGGAGATCGCGGGCAAGCTGCAGGAAGAGTTCTCCTACGAGAACGTCATGCAGACCCCGGGCCTCGTCAAGATCGTGGTCAACATGGGTGTGGGCGACGCCGCCCGCGACTCCAAGCTGATCGAGGGCGCCATCCGCGACCTCACCACGATCACCGGTCAGAAGCCGGCCGTCACCAAGGCCCGTAAGTCCATCGCGCAGTTCAAGCTGCGTGAGGGCCAGCCGATCGGTGCCCACGTCACGCTTCGTGGCGACCGCATGTGGGAGTTCCTGGACCGCACCCTGTCGCTCGCGCTCCCGCGCATCCGCGACTTCCGTGGTCTGTCCCCCAAGCAGTTCGACGGCCGTGGCAACTACACCTTCGGTCTCACCGAGCAGGTCATGTTCCACGAGATCGACCAGGACAAGATCGACCGCACCCGGGGTATGGACATCACCGTGGTGACCACGGCGACCAACGACGCTGAGGGCCGTGCGCTCCTCCGTCACCTCGGCTTCCCCTTCAAGGAGGCGTGAGCGAGATGGCGAAGAAGGCTCTGATTGCCAAGGCTGCTCGTAAGCCCAAGTTCGCCGTGCGCGCGTACACCCGCTGCCAGCGGTGTGGCCGTCCGCACTCCGTGTACCGCAAGTTCGGCCTGTGCCGCGTGTGCCTCCGTGAGATGGCTCACCGTGGCGAGCTGCCGGGCGTGACCAAGAGCTCCTGGTAGTCCCTGCTTTAAGGGACTCCCGAAGCTCTCGGTAAGCACTGGGCGTGTCAGGCGCCCTCCCTTCCATGGCTTAGGCTTGGAGGGTTGGGCGCCTGTTGCCGCCCGTACGACTTACTACGCCGTAGGTCCCCGCACCGCACCCGTCCCGCCACCGAGTGGGGAGAGGGATGGCGCATACAGGAAACCCCGGCGAGAGAGGCCGAAGGCCAATTCATGACCATGACTGATCCGATCGCAGACATGCTTACGCGTCTGCGGAACGCGAACTCGGCATACCACGACTCCGTGACGATGCCGGCATCGAAGATCAAGTCTCACATCGCGGAGATCCTCCAGCAGGAGGGCTTCATCACGGGCTGGAAGGTCGAGGACGCCGAGGTCGGCAAGAACCTCGTCCTGGAGCTGAAGTTCGGCCCCAACCGTGAGCGCTCCATCGCGGGCATCAAGCGGATCTCCAAGCCCGGTCTCCGGGTTTACGCGAAGTCCACCTCCCTGCCCAAGGTGCTGGGCGGCCTCGGCGTGGCGATCATCTCCACGTCCCACGGGCTCCTCACCGACAAGCAGGCCGGCAAGAAGGGCGTAGGCGGAGAAGTTCTCGCCTACGTCTGGTAGCGGAAGGGAACGGAGGAAACAGCTATGTCGCGCATTGGCAAGCTCCCTATCACGGTTCCCGCCGGCGTGGACGTCACCATCGACGGCCAGACGGTCTCGGTCAAGGGCCCCAAGGGCTCGCTGACTCACACCGTCGTTTCGCCGATCGAGATCGCCAAGGGTGAGGACGGCGTCCTGAACGTCACCCGCCCCAACGACGAGCGTCAGAGCAAGGCCCTGCACGGCCTGTCCCGCACGCTGGTGGCGAACATGATCACCGGCGTGACCCAGGGTTACGTGAAGAAGCTCGAGATCAGCGGTGTCGGTTACCGCGTGCAGGCCAAGGGTTCGAACCTCGAGTTCGCGCTCGGCTACAGCCACCCGATCACCGTCGAGGCGCCCGAGGGCATCACCTTCAAGGTCGAGAACCCGACGCGGTTCTCGGTCGAGGGCATCGACAAGCAGAAGGTCGGCGAGGTTGCGGCCAACATCCGCAAGCTGCGCAAGCCCGACCCGTACAAGGCCAAGGGCGTCAAGTACGAGGGCGAAGTCATCCGCCGCAAGGTCGGAAAGGCGGGTAAGTAAGCCATGGCATACGGTACGAAGATCGCTAAGGGCGACGCTTACAAGCGTGCTGCCATCAAGCGGCGCCACATCCGGATCCGTAAGAAGGTCAACGGTACGGCTGAGCGTCCCCGCCTGGTCGTGACCCGCTCGAACCGCCACATCGTGGCCCAGGTGATCGACGACCTCAAGGGTCACACCCTTGCGTCGGCGTCCACCCTGGACTCGTCCATCCGTGGTGCGTCGGAAGACAAGTCGGCGCAGGCCGGCAAGGTCGGCGCCCTGGTCGCCGAGCGTGCCAAGGCCGCCGGTGTCGAGACCGTTGTGTTCGACCGTGGTGGTAACCGGTACGCGGGTCGCATCGCGGCCCTGGCCGACGCCGCCCGCGAGGCCGGGCTCAAGTTCTGAGCTCGCTGCGTAGCTAGCGGAAAGAGAGAGGTAAATCCAATGGCTGGACCCCAGCGCCGCGGTGGCGGTGCCGGTGGCGGCGAGCGGCGGGACCGGAAGGGCCGTGACGGCGGCGCAGCTGCCGCCGAGAAGACCGCGTACGTTGAGCGCGTTGTCGCGATCAACCGCGTCGCCAAGGTTGTGAAGGGTGGTCGTCGCTTCAGCTTCACTGCGCTCGTCGTAGTGGGCGATGGTGACGGCACCGTGGGTGTCGGTTACGGCAAGGCCAAGGAGGTGCCGGCCGCCATCGCCAAGGGTGTTGAGGAGGCCAAGAAGCACTTCTTCAAGGTCCCCCGTATCCAGGGCACCATCCCGCACCCGATCACGGGCGAGAAGGCCGCGGGCGTCGTCCTGCTCAAGCCTGCTTCCCCCGGTACCGGCGTTATCGCCGGTGGCCCGGTGCGTGCCGTGCTCGAGTGCGCCGGCGTGCACGACATCCTGTCGAAGTCGCTCGGCTCGTCCAACGCGATCAACATCGTGCACGCGACCGTGGCGGCCCTCAAGGGCCTGCAGCGTCCCGAGGAGATCGCGGCTCGCCGTGGTCTGCCCCTCGAGGACGTCGCTCCCGCGGCTCTGCTGCGTGCGCGTGCCGGGGCTGGTGCTGCGTAATGGCTCAGCTCAAGATCACGCAGACGAAGTCGTACATCGGCAGCAAGCAGAACCACCGTGACACCCTGCGTTCCCTTGGTCTCAAGGGCATCAACACGCAGGTCGTCAAGGAGGACCGCCCCGAGTTCCGCGGCATGGTGCACACCGTCCGCCACCTCGTGACGGTCGAGGAGGTCGACTGATCATGGCGGAGAACAACCCGCTCAAGATCCACAACCTCCGTCCCGCCCCGGGTGCCAAGACCGCGAAGACCCGTGTCGGTCGTGGTGAGGCGTCGAAGGGTAAGACGGCCGGTCGTGGTACCAAGGGTACGAAGGCCCGCTACCAGGTTCCGGAGCGCTTCGAGGGTGGCCAGATGCCCCTCCACATGCGTCTCCCGAAGCTGAAGGGCTTCAAGAACCCCTTCAAGACGGAGTTCCAGGTCGTGAACCTGGACAAGCTCGCCGCCCTCTACCCCGAGGGTGGGGAGGTCACCGTTGCCGACCTGGTCGCCAAGGGTGCCGTCCGTAAGAACAGCCTCGTCAAGGTCCTCGGCCAGGGCGAGATCTCCGTGGCGCTGCAGGTGACGGTCGACGCCGTCTCCGGCTCCGCCAAGGAGAAGATCACCGCCGCCGGCGGTACCGTCACCGAGCTCGTCTGAACACACCAGGTGTCTCGATGACTTGAGCGATCCCGACCGGGGATACCCCACAAATGGGGTATCCCCGGTTGGTCGTTCCAAGGGAGGCAGTCCCGCCGGTATGGTGGCCTGCACTGTCCGTTTTCACAGGGGGCCCCTAACCGGGCACTCGACGCGGCAGTTAAACGTTACGTAAGTCGTCCTCATCAGATCTCAAAACCGTCACCCTTGACGCAGTAGCGCGGGGGTCGCAGGAGGCACCGTGCTCACC from Streptomyces sp. DSM 40750 includes these protein-coding regions:
- the rplV gene encoding 50S ribosomal protein L22; its protein translation is MEARAQARYIRVTPMKARRVVDLIRGMDATEAQAVLRFAPQAASVPVGKVLDSAIANAAHNYDHTDASSLVISEAYVDEGPTLKRFRPRAQGRAYRIRKRTSHITVVVSSKEGTR
- the rpsC gene encoding 30S ribosomal protein S3; protein product: MGQKVNPHGFRLGITTDFKSRWYADKLYKDYVKEDVAIRRMMTSGMERAGISKVEIERTRDRVRVDIHTARPGIVIGRRGAEADRIRGDLEKLTGKQVQLNILEVKSPETDAQLVAQAVAEQLSSRVSFRRAMRKSMQGTMKAGAKGIKIQCGGRLGGAEMSRSEFYREGRVPLHTLRANVDYGFFEAKTTFGRIGVKVWIYKGDVKNIAEVRAENAAARAGNRPARGGGADRPARGGRGGERRGRKPQQAAGAEAPKAEAPAAAAPAESTGTEA
- the rplP gene encoding 50S ribosomal protein L16 is translated as MLIPRRVKHRKQHHPKRRGQAKGGTTVAFGEYGIQALTPAYVTNRQIEAARIAMTRHIKRGGKVWINIYPDRPLTKKPAETRMGSGKGSPEWWIANVHPGRVMFELSYPNEKIAREALTRAAHKLPMKCRIVKREAGEA
- the rpmC gene encoding 50S ribosomal protein L29, translating into MSAGTKASELRELGDEELLAKLREAKEELFNLRFQAATGQLENHGRLKAVRKDIARIYTLMRERELGIETVESA
- the rpsQ gene encoding 30S ribosomal protein S17; this encodes MSENNVTETNTETRGFRKTREGIVVADKMDKTVVVAVEDRKKHALYGKVIRSTSKLKAHDEQNAAGVGDRVLLMETRPLSATKHWRVVEILEKAK
- the rplN gene encoding 50S ribosomal protein L14, whose product is MIQQESRLRVADNTGAKEILCIRVLGGSGRRYAGIGDVIVATVKDAIPGGNVKKGDVVKAVIVRTVKERRRPDGSYIRFDENAAVILKNDGDPRGTRIFGPVGRELREKKFMKIISLAPEVL
- the rplX gene encoding 50S ribosomal protein L24 is translated as MKIKKGDLVQVITGKDKGKQGKVIAAFPREDRVLVEGVNRVKKHTKAGPTASGSQAGGIVTTEAPIHVSNVQLVVEKDGKKVVTRVGYRFDDEGNKVRVAKRTGEDI
- the rplE gene encoding 50S ribosomal protein L5 — encoded protein: MATTTTPRLKTKYREEIAGKLQEEFSYENVMQTPGLVKIVVNMGVGDAARDSKLIEGAIRDLTTITGQKPAVTKARKSIAQFKLREGQPIGAHVTLRGDRMWEFLDRTLSLALPRIRDFRGLSPKQFDGRGNYTFGLTEQVMFHEIDQDKIDRTRGMDITVVTTATNDAEGRALLRHLGFPFKEA
- a CDS encoding type Z 30S ribosomal protein S14 — encoded protein: MAKKALIAKAARKPKFAVRAYTRCQRCGRPHSVYRKFGLCRVCLREMAHRGELPGVTKSSW
- the rpsH gene encoding 30S ribosomal protein S8 — encoded protein: MTMTDPIADMLTRLRNANSAYHDSVTMPASKIKSHIAEILQQEGFITGWKVEDAEVGKNLVLELKFGPNRERSIAGIKRISKPGLRVYAKSTSLPKVLGGLGVAIISTSHGLLTDKQAGKKGVGGEVLAYVW
- the rplF gene encoding 50S ribosomal protein L6 produces the protein MSRIGKLPITVPAGVDVTIDGQTVSVKGPKGSLTHTVVSPIEIAKGEDGVLNVTRPNDERQSKALHGLSRTLVANMITGVTQGYVKKLEISGVGYRVQAKGSNLEFALGYSHPITVEAPEGITFKVENPTRFSVEGIDKQKVGEVAANIRKLRKPDPYKAKGVKYEGEVIRRKVGKAGK
- the rplR gene encoding 50S ribosomal protein L18; the encoded protein is MAYGTKIAKGDAYKRAAIKRRHIRIRKKVNGTAERPRLVVTRSNRHIVAQVIDDLKGHTLASASTLDSSIRGASEDKSAQAGKVGALVAERAKAAGVETVVFDRGGNRYAGRIAALADAAREAGLKF
- the rpsE gene encoding 30S ribosomal protein S5; protein product: MAGPQRRGGGAGGGERRDRKGRDGGAAAAEKTAYVERVVAINRVAKVVKGGRRFSFTALVVVGDGDGTVGVGYGKAKEVPAAIAKGVEEAKKHFFKVPRIQGTIPHPITGEKAAGVVLLKPASPGTGVIAGGPVRAVLECAGVHDILSKSLGSSNAINIVHATVAALKGLQRPEEIAARRGLPLEDVAPAALLRARAGAGAA
- the rpmD gene encoding 50S ribosomal protein L30, with the translated sequence MAQLKITQTKSYIGSKQNHRDTLRSLGLKGINTQVVKEDRPEFRGMVHTVRHLVTVEEVD
- the rplO gene encoding 50S ribosomal protein L15 translates to MAENNPLKIHNLRPAPGAKTAKTRVGRGEASKGKTAGRGTKGTKARYQVPERFEGGQMPLHMRLPKLKGFKNPFKTEFQVVNLDKLAALYPEGGEVTVADLVAKGAVRKNSLVKVLGQGEISVALQVTVDAVSGSAKEKITAAGGTVTELV